In a single window of the Acidobacteriota bacterium genome:
- a CDS encoding electron transfer flavoprotein-ubiquinone oxidoreductase, giving the protein MSEREQVPMDVVFVGAGPANLAAALHLKAEIKRHDKMVESGFKHGRKIGDLEIAIVEKGSFVGAHILSGAVMDPKAIRELMPDFINEGCPVDSVVTEDAFWYLTEKGGINAPIIPPPLKNKGKYIVSLSKICEWLGEKCEEQGINIFPEFPAAELLYAENDAVIGVRTGDKGIDKEGHKKPNYEPGVDLLAKVTVLGEGSRGSLAKQLMARLGLMEGKEPQVFSLGVKELWEVPEGNFPEGKVVHTLGFPSDTRTYGGGWIYGMKNNVVSIGYVTGLDYEDPMIDPHAEFQKFKTNPKVVEVLKGGKMIKYGAKTINAGGYWTMPKLYADGVLIVGDSASMLNGQRIKGIHTAMKSGMLAAETIVGAFEHEDFSEKTLKHYDEKVNLSWIYDELHPVRNFHGAFQKGRWSALINTGLQYATRGLAWGFMPHEHHVAGHERMEKLNGNARPAGYGPNDHHTDERYSNIPFDKELTFDKVTNVFYGAVAHDEDQPAHLHVLDPEICATKCAEEFGNPCQRFCPAAVYEMEDNAATGRKELKINFSNCVHCKTCDIADPYQIINWVTPEGGGGPNYKGM; this is encoded by the coding sequence ATGAGCGAACGCGAACAAGTACCAATGGATGTTGTGTTTGTCGGCGCCGGGCCGGCAAATCTGGCGGCGGCTTTGCATCTGAAGGCCGAGATCAAACGCCACGACAAGATGGTCGAGAGCGGCTTCAAGCACGGCCGCAAGATCGGCGACCTCGAGATCGCGATCGTCGAAAAAGGCTCGTTCGTCGGAGCACACATTTTGTCGGGGGCAGTTATGGATCCAAAGGCGATCCGTGAACTGATGCCGGATTTCATAAACGAAGGCTGTCCTGTGGACAGCGTCGTCACCGAAGATGCATTTTGGTATCTGACCGAAAAAGGCGGTATAAACGCCCCGATAATCCCGCCGCCGCTCAAGAACAAAGGAAAATACATTGTTTCGCTTTCAAAGATATGCGAGTGGCTCGGCGAAAAATGCGAAGAGCAGGGAATTAACATCTTTCCCGAATTTCCCGCGGCCGAACTTCTTTATGCCGAGAATGACGCGGTCATCGGCGTTCGCACGGGAGATAAGGGTATCGACAAAGAAGGCCACAAGAAGCCGAATTACGAGCCCGGCGTCGATCTGCTGGCAAAAGTCACCGTTCTCGGCGAAGGCTCACGCGGAAGCCTGGCGAAGCAATTGATGGCACGGCTCGGTCTGATGGAAGGCAAAGAGCCACAGGTCTTTTCGCTCGGCGTGAAAGAGCTTTGGGAAGTGCCGGAGGGCAATTTTCCCGAAGGCAAGGTCGTGCATACGCTCGGATTTCCCTCTGATACGAGGACATACGGCGGCGGTTGGATCTACGGCATGAAGAATAACGTTGTGTCGATCGGCTACGTGACCGGCCTTGATTACGAGGACCCGATGATCGATCCGCACGCCGAGTTCCAAAAATTCAAGACCAATCCGAAGGTCGTCGAGGTGCTCAAAGGCGGCAAGATGATCAAATACGGGGCCAAAACCATAAACGCCGGCGGCTATTGGACGATGCCGAAACTCTACGCAGACGGTGTTTTGATCGTGGGTGATTCCGCATCGATGCTCAACGGTCAACGCATCAAGGGCATCCATACCGCAATGAAGTCCGGCATGCTGGCTGCTGAGACAATTGTCGGTGCTTTCGAGCATGAGGATTTTAGCGAGAAAACGCTTAAGCATTACGACGAAAAAGTGAACCTTTCGTGGATCTACGATGAGCTTCATCCGGTTCGCAATTTCCATGGAGCATTCCAAAAGGGGCGTTGGTCGGCTCTGATAAACACCGGCCTTCAATATGCCACGAGAGGATTGGCATGGGGCTTTATGCCTCACGAACACCACGTTGCCGGTCACGAACGAATGGAAAAGCTAAATGGGAATGCACGTCCGGCGGGCTACGGTCCCAACGATCACCATACTGACGAAAGGTACTCAAACATACCCTTTGACAAGGAATTGACCTTTGACAAGGTGACCAATGTCTTTTACGGAGCGGTTGCCCATGACGAGGACCAACCCGCTCACCTCCACGTATTGGATCCTGAAATTTGTGCAACAAAGTGTGCAGAAGAATTTGGTAATCCTTGTCAACGTTTCTGCCCTGCCGCCGTTTATGAGATGGAAGACAACGCAGCGACCGGCCGCAAGGAACTGAAGATCAACTTTTCAAACTGCGTTCATTGCAAAACATGCGACATCGCCGACCCATATCAGATAATCAATTGGGTGACGCCGGAAGGCGGCGGCGGGCCGAATTACAAGGGAATGTAG
- a CDS encoding type II secretion system protein, whose translation MTELLVVMGIMALMAVISLPYIVNYRKLYRSEDQALKIIDLMQETSQLAMTRRRTFRFEISQTDNAALIIDENGTAPDVLLKWVPLDQVSEVRTDTNPSGISRPNPPNYANAVFTTDSTGHLRGTTTVVGHTVWAARFRSDGSVVNAANNPLSATIFIWPPAAPGSSTARNRGEVRAITVFGGSGAIKYWKFNGTTFVGG comes from the coding sequence ATGACGGAACTGCTGGTGGTGATGGGCATTATGGCCCTTATGGCGGTCATTTCACTCCCTTACATCGTCAATTATCGAAAGCTATACAGGTCAGAAGATCAAGCTTTAAAGATCATCGACCTGATGCAGGAGACCTCACAGCTGGCAATGACCCGCCGCCGCACGTTTCGTTTCGAGATCAGCCAAACGGACAACGCGGCCTTGATCATTGATGAGAACGGCACCGCCCCTGACGTTCTGCTGAAGTGGGTACCGCTTGACCAGGTTTCTGAGGTCCGTACTGATACGAATCCTTCAGGCATTTCGAGGCCGAATCCTCCGAATTACGCTAATGCGGTCTTCACGACCGACAGTACAGGACATTTGCGCGGAACTACTACCGTGGTCGGGCACACGGTTTGGGCGGCGAGATTCAGAAGCGATGGCTCCGTCGTCAACGCAGCCAACAATCCTCTGAGCGCGACCATTTTCATTTGGCCGCCGGCAGCTCCGGGCAGTTCGACCGCAAGAAACCGTGGGGAAGTTAGAGCGATCACGGTCTTTGGCGGCAGCGGAGCGATCAAATATTGGAAATTTAACGGCACAACTTTTGTCGGTGGTTAG
- a CDS encoding FHA domain-containing protein, translating into MSETLENRDGKADLPKKAKPEPIKWDRLFRGVLTRLGDTLDRITGRNRDASSIATSQLIKRLLAVIESEKRTVEGKCVFVPHNIRLKLQWDKFSDEDEESINKLRDELSIAAMDHINDHQYFTEAPLNLEVKKDYFVDGVKILVSFEDLSAVDLSAAEANVTMAGSIPSDLSEPGMVEDEKPLKMTFHFKTGKGDVTETVAVATGDRIKIGRHISNDIVIDDPSVSKFHCSLVMGTDGSAMIADTGSTNGTTINGERIDYGKTVSMERGGIVCVGDITVEVTFEAVTAPDVEIDASETPDEVGMRETGA; encoded by the coding sequence GTGTCGGAAACTCTCGAAAACCGTGACGGCAAGGCTGATCTCCCAAAAAAAGCGAAGCCTGAGCCGATCAAATGGGATCGGCTATTTCGGGGCGTGCTTACACGGTTGGGCGACACGCTCGACCGCATCACCGGCCGAAATCGGGATGCAAGCAGTATTGCGACGAGCCAGCTTATTAAACGTCTTCTTGCTGTGATCGAGAGCGAAAAACGAACCGTTGAGGGCAAATGTGTGTTTGTTCCTCATAACATCCGCCTGAAACTCCAATGGGATAAGTTCTCGGACGAGGACGAAGAGAGTATTAACAAATTGCGTGACGAACTCTCTATCGCGGCGATGGACCACATCAATGACCACCAATATTTCACCGAGGCCCCGCTAAACCTTGAGGTAAAGAAGGACTACTTTGTAGATGGGGTCAAGATATTGGTCAGTTTCGAAGATCTGTCGGCCGTCGACCTTTCTGCCGCGGAAGCAAATGTGACCATGGCCGGAAGCATACCCTCCGATCTGTCGGAGCCGGGAATGGTAGAGGACGAAAAACCGCTTAAAATGACATTTCACTTCAAAACCGGGAAAGGCGACGTAACAGAAACCGTCGCCGTCGCAACAGGCGACCGGATCAAGATCGGCCGCCATATTTCAAATGATATCGTCATCGACGACCCGAGTGTGTCTAAATTTCACTGCTCGCTTGTCATGGGTACTGACGGTTCAGCGATGATCGCCGACACAGGTTCGACCAACGGAACAACCATTAACGGCGAGCGTATTGATTACGGGAAGACGGTTTCAATGGAGCGGGGCGGAATAGTATGTGTGGGCGATATTACCGTTGAGGTCACCTTCGAGGCAGTTACTGCTCCTGATGTTGAGATCGATGCATCGGAAACTCCCGACGAAGTTGGTATGAGAGAAACCGGCGCTTGA
- a CDS encoding serine/threonine-protein phosphatase: protein MHHFISASVSDRGLNEARPINEDSLLEIQELGIFAVADGVGGAEAGEVASQMAVEILAEAFSNAKTDVDPLSTMSAAIERANSAIYQLSSDIPQLERMATTIAVAYIGQDEITIAHVGDSRVYRIDHDNVLHRETEDHSFVNDEVRAGRMTTFEAGSHPGKNIINRALGADGEVEIELKNIPVSHCRALLLCTDGITAHVDEAEIREALTFNSSPDDICSYLRSLCYERGARDNLTAVVVTLAAVNDTSAADTGNARALDDDLLEIHALENSVNSSIEISFEDGVEKQPIADAAATNGATNGESIFSSFEQPSEVGGSSIFLPLIKTIGLLVLGAAVGVGAFVLGTREEHQTPPVLDLPQMTSDNIPLTSFEKNRRNVDADPAAFLRELPPPGDAEDHYLIGRARLLTGDFLGARSAFQEAKKAVSEVGPANRTTLEKEISLGIAITDSPSANEILRRELSLPKP, encoded by the coding sequence ATGCATCATTTTATTTCAGCATCCGTTTCCGACCGAGGACTAAATGAGGCCCGTCCTATAAACGAGGATTCACTGCTTGAGATCCAAGAGCTTGGCATTTTTGCAGTTGCCGACGGGGTCGGCGGAGCCGAAGCGGGCGAGGTCGCGTCACAGATGGCTGTCGAGATACTTGCGGAGGCATTCTCGAACGCCAAGACAGATGTCGATCCGCTTTCCACAATGTCGGCGGCGATAGAGCGGGCGAATTCGGCGATATATCAGCTATCGTCGGATATTCCTCAACTCGAGCGAATGGCAACCACGATCGCTGTCGCTTACATCGGCCAAGATGAGATCACGATAGCCCACGTTGGCGACTCCCGCGTTTACAGAATAGATCACGACAATGTCCTCCACCGGGAAACCGAAGACCATTCTTTTGTCAACGATGAGGTTCGAGCGGGCAGGATGACCACTTTCGAAGCGGGATCGCACCCCGGCAAGAATATTATCAACCGCGCCCTTGGAGCCGACGGCGAAGTAGAAATTGAACTGAAGAATATCCCTGTATCGCACTGCAGGGCTCTGCTGCTTTGCACCGATGGAATTACCGCTCATGTTGACGAAGCTGAGATACGAGAAGCCCTGACATTTAACTCATCGCCTGATGACATTTGCAGCTATCTGAGATCGTTATGTTATGAGCGCGGAGCACGAGACAATCTGACGGCTGTAGTTGTGACGTTAGCTGCTGTAAATGACACTTCGGCCGCTGATACTGGGAATGCAAGGGCTTTAGATGATGACCTTCTGGAGATTCACGCCCTTGAAAACTCGGTGAACTCTTCTATCGAGATAAGCTTTGAGGACGGTGTCGAAAAACAGCCTATCGCCGATGCCGCGGCAACAAACGGGGCAACAAACGGCGAGAGCATTTTCAGTTCATTCGAACAGCCAAGTGAGGTGGGCGGCTCGTCAATATTTCTACCGCTTATAAAGACCATCGGATTATTGGTTTTGGGGGCTGCTGTCGGAGTTGGGGCGTTTGTGCTGGGGACACGCGAAGAACACCAAACTCCACCGGTCTTGGATCTTCCGCAGATGACGAGCGACAACATCCCTCTCACGTCCTTCGAAAAGAATCGCCGCAACGTCGATGCTGATCCAGCCGCTTTTTTGCGCGAACTGCCGCCGCCGGGTGATGCTGAGGATCATTATCTTATCGGCCGTGCCCGTTTGCTTACGGGCGATTTCCTCGGAGCACGTTCCGCGTTTCAAGAGGCAAAGAAAGCCGTCTCGGAGGTCGGCCCCGCAAATCGGACAACTCTGGAAAAAGAGATATCGCTTGGCATCGCAATAACTGATTCCCCCAGCGCTAATGAAATACTCCGGCGTGAATTGTCTCTGCCTAAGCCTTAG
- a CDS encoding RNA methyltransferase, translating to MGIREPIRIASRDNQRLVRIRKILAAKLPDSILIEGRRLVEEAIKNRLEIEEVYVSDAFAAGRPEILDTIDSPAYLLSEKLFASISDTKKPQGIIAISKRPASMVRLEHLFDSIGGTELVLMLENVRDPANVGSVLRAAKAAGVSAVLLTETSADPFSPKALRASMGAAFGIPIYPNLAIGDVMKAAKVKGYRAAAAAGKGNTYHWDVDWSVPTLLMLGSEGDGLSRAALDDADITVTIPMQNDVESLNLAVSCGVIVFEAFRQKHAAKA from the coding sequence ATGGGCATAAGGGAACCGATCAGAATAGCCAGCCGCGACAATCAAAGGCTCGTCAGGATCAGGAAGATCCTAGCGGCGAAACTGCCCGACTCGATCCTCATTGAGGGCAGGCGCTTGGTCGAGGAGGCGATAAAGAATCGATTAGAAATTGAAGAGGTCTATGTTTCTGATGCATTCGCGGCGGGCAGGCCCGAGATCTTGGATACTATAGATTCGCCCGCTTATCTGTTGTCTGAAAAGCTTTTTGCGTCCATTTCTGATACTAAGAAGCCCCAGGGCATCATTGCGATCTCAAAACGGCCGGCGTCGATGGTCAGGCTGGAGCATCTATTTGACTCGATCGGCGGCACTGAGCTTGTTTTGATGTTGGAGAACGTCAGAGACCCCGCAAATGTGGGATCAGTTTTGCGTGCTGCCAAGGCCGCAGGGGTCTCGGCGGTTCTGCTGACCGAGACCTCAGCCGATCCCTTTTCGCCGAAGGCTTTGCGAGCGTCAATGGGGGCGGCTTTTGGAATACCGATCTACCCAAACCTTGCGATCGGCGATGTGATGAAGGCCGCCAAAGTAAAAGGCTACAGGGCTGCTGCTGCCGCCGGCAAAGGAAACACCTACCACTGGGATGTTGATTGGTCTGTCCCGACACTCTTGATGTTGGGGTCGGAAGGTGACGGCCTTTCCAGGGCGGCACTCGACGATGCTGACATTACTGTCACAATACCGATGCAAAACGATGTCGAAAGCCTGAATCTCGCAGTATCGTGCGGCGTGATAGTGTTTGAGGCCTTTCGACAAAAACACGCTGCTAAGGCTTAG
- a CDS encoding FtsW/RodA/SpoVE family cell cycle protein: MKDRYFPHFLIIILAAAVAGLAHYSIFYGALLRGYETSRSAAVRNVLLILFLAFLPILLKRLFKLKCSWTAYTAVALLFSVGLTIQYRLFSDPEYTSRRDKAEARQMKLKALQLRYIKENYSAEKKLFIGLPPTPPEPADLSEETPKPTNETFTETLVSGRTINPLLAILALIAALLLLMRDNVVERLKQNGFLIVLITLLPLFGAALYSSAGKFAGNLTPWELAKVPFLLGFAAILAVLYKDLSRTYWGLPRARDAMPLIFMGMLPFFPFFILKDFGQMMVFSSVYVTLYMISVRGLPQRTVLVGTLLLVISILVVGALPKNTQANIPLLPTLASPIKTILPDRIQQRFHLWLDGFNPPDPETAWWKADHDSYVKRLVEKDANIAALLESDPSLRESINVDAWFDMLAFQPAQATFGISSGGMTGRGLGLGYPELIPVADSDYIFAAVAEELGIFGGAIVILILVVFVISGLRIALASRDMFSKLCTIGLTAFIGFQALVNVGGITRALPMTGITLPFVSHGGFSLITSFAMLGMLLAFSHRNAIDQERNALEVFS; this comes from the coding sequence ATGAAAGACCGTTATTTTCCACATTTTCTGATCATCATATTGGCGGCCGCCGTTGCGGGGCTTGCTCACTACTCCATTTTCTACGGAGCACTTTTGCGCGGCTATGAAACATCACGATCAGCGGCCGTTAGAAACGTATTACTTATCCTATTTCTTGCATTCTTGCCGATACTCCTGAAACGGTTGTTCAAATTGAAGTGTTCGTGGACCGCTTATACCGCGGTCGCCCTTCTCTTTTCTGTTGGGCTCACGATTCAATATCGGCTGTTCAGCGATCCTGAATATACATCGCGCCGTGACAAGGCTGAAGCCAGGCAGATGAAGCTTAAGGCTCTGCAGCTTCGATATATAAAAGAAAACTATTCGGCGGAAAAAAAGCTGTTCATCGGCCTGCCGCCGACGCCTCCTGAACCCGCGGATCTGTCCGAAGAAACTCCGAAACCGACAAACGAGACCTTCACTGAAACTCTTGTATCCGGACGCACCATAAATCCGCTGCTCGCGATATTGGCTCTTATTGCCGCACTTTTGCTGTTGATGCGGGACAATGTGGTTGAACGGCTTAAACAGAATGGCTTCCTGATCGTTTTGATCACGCTTTTGCCTCTCTTCGGAGCGGCTCTGTATTCGAGTGCCGGCAAGTTTGCGGGCAATTTGACGCCTTGGGAATTGGCCAAAGTACCGTTTTTGTTGGGATTCGCAGCGATACTGGCGGTGCTGTACAAGGACCTGTCCCGCACTTATTGGGGTTTGCCCCGGGCACGCGATGCAATGCCTTTGATATTCATGGGGATGCTTCCGTTTTTCCCGTTCTTCATTCTGAAGGACTTCGGGCAAATGATGGTGTTCTCGTCGGTTTACGTGACGCTGTATATGATCTCTGTTCGCGGGCTGCCCCAGCGAACGGTGTTGGTCGGCACCCTTTTGCTCGTCATTTCGATTTTGGTCGTTGGGGCACTGCCCAAAAACACTCAGGCAAATATTCCCCTTCTTCCAACTTTGGCGTCCCCTATCAAGACCATTTTGCCCGACCGTATACAGCAGAGATTCCATCTTTGGCTTGATGGATTCAATCCTCCGGATCCGGAAACCGCTTGGTGGAAGGCGGATCATGACAGTTATGTCAAACGGTTGGTCGAAAAGGACGCGAACATCGCAGCATTGCTCGAATCCGATCCGTCTTTGCGGGAAAGCATAAATGTAGATGCATGGTTTGATATGCTTGCTTTTCAGCCCGCTCAAGCGACATTCGGGATATCGTCCGGAGGAATGACGGGACGCGGATTAGGATTAGGCTATCCGGAATTGATACCTGTTGCAGACTCTGATTATATTTTTGCTGCAGTCGCCGAGGAGCTTGGAATTTTTGGCGGAGCGATCGTGATACTAATACTGGTCGTTTTTGTTATTTCGGGTCTCAGGATCGCATTGGCCTCCAGAGATATGTTCAGCAAGCTCTGCACTATCGGGCTAACTGCCTTTATTGGGTTCCAGGCATTGGTGAACGTCGGCGGCATCACACGAGCGTTGCCGATGACCGGCATTACGCTGCCGTTCGTCAGCCATGGCGGCTTTTCATTGATCACGAGTTTTGCCATGCTGGGCATGTTGCTCGCGTTCTCGCATCGAAATGCAATCGACCAGGAAAGAAACGCACTTGAGGTATTCTCTTAG
- a CDS encoding prepilin-type N-terminal cleavage/methylation domain-containing protein — MTNATVNFKASRIRKDAGFSLLELMISLVLFAVVSGTVFGLLQVARQSRSVISENSGLNRNVRVALNLIGRDTYNAGYGYPLRNTVVLPDNRISTLLGIPNDFDTTRDTVAPIVAGNEIHANTHSTVANTRTDQITFLFKDTTFNLVGTGDAAVSQPLNINAATTTSTGIDEIVPISGSNAACRINDIYLITGNTGSTLGVATALAGTNRVQFANGDVLGFNQTGTSGPLRQITVPASIQRVILISYFVTADGTLTRREYANRPPVVPAVAFVDQPLVYGVENFQVQYILDDGSLTDNPSAGPNGIPGDEDDTPTNLAAVRQIRVTISVRSIERNAAGEPFKLSMTSTFSTRNLGYDAN, encoded by the coding sequence TTGACTAACGCCACTGTAAATTTCAAAGCGAGTCGTATTCGAAAGGATGCCGGTTTCTCCTTACTGGAGTTGATGATCTCGCTCGTTCTTTTCGCGGTCGTCTCTGGGACTGTTTTCGGTCTTTTGCAGGTAGCGAGGCAAAGCCGTTCCGTTATAAGCGAAAACTCCGGATTGAATCGAAATGTGCGCGTTGCGCTGAACTTGATCGGACGCGATACGTATAACGCCGGTTATGGTTATCCGCTGAGGAACACGGTTGTGCTGCCGGACAACCGGATCTCAACCTTGTTGGGCATACCGAACGATTTTGATACGACACGGGACACGGTAGCACCGATCGTTGCAGGAAATGAGATCCACGCTAATACTCATTCCACCGTCGCAAATACTCGTACAGATCAGATCACCTTTCTGTTCAAAGATACGACGTTCAATTTGGTGGGCACCGGCGATGCGGCAGTTTCGCAGCCTCTGAATATCAACGCGGCGACAACCACTTCGACCGGTATTGATGAGATCGTTCCAATATCCGGTAGTAATGCCGCATGCCGTATCAACGATATTTACCTTATCACCGGAAATACTGGCTCGACGCTTGGCGTGGCGACGGCACTTGCCGGCACGAATAGAGTACAGTTCGCAAATGGTGACGTATTAGGATTCAACCAAACGGGAACGTCGGGCCCACTGCGTCAAATAACCGTTCCCGCATCAATCCAGCGGGTTATTTTGATCAGCTATTTCGTCACTGCTGACGGAACCTTGACACGCCGGGAATACGCGAACCGGCCGCCGGTAGTGCCCGCCGTAGCTTTCGTTGACCAACCTTTGGTCTATGGCGTAGAAAATTTTCAAGTGCAATATATTCTCGACGACGGCAGCCTGACGGATAATCCGAGTGCCGGCCCGAACGGAATTCCGGGTGACGAAGACGATACGCCGACAAATCTTGCTGCGGTCAGACAGATCCGGGTAACGATTTCGGTGCGATCGATTGAAAGGAATGCCGCCGGCGAGCCGTTCAAGCTGTCGATGACGTCGACATTCAGCACCCGAAATCTCGGGTATGACGCAAATTGA